The DNA segment TCAGGTAATGACGTCGCGCCAccgtaaaattaaattgttccaTGCGAGATCGTCTcattcgtgttttttttttctgtgtagTCGTTGGATTTGAGTCTTTTTGATTTTCTGCCGGCGGTACGTATATGGGTTTTCGCAGTGATTTGAATTGCAGTGTTGCCATTAACAAGGCTAAAAGTGTAGAAGCTAGTGCTGGTGTTCTATGCACAGTTCCAGGCGTTTTATCGATTTTATGATAACACAAAGGCTTGTTTAGAAATGTATGCATGTTTAAGTAGGGAGTGTCTCTATTATTTCTGCAACTTATTATGTTGCTGCGGCTAAAGTATCGGATTTCTGCGAGTGAAGTAAATTAAAGGCGGTACTGCCGTTGAAGTTTATTTCGTCAGTGCCGGATGAGGCAAGTTTTAGATTGTTCTCGTTAAAGCAGAGTGGAAATTGAGTGCTCTACTCGCGATTGGGAAAATTTAGGACACAGGtgcgaaaaacaaaatttgacaCATGGATTGACTAATACGAGTATAGATTATTGACGATTGTTTCCGAATGAAAGTGAGTCACATCTGTCGACAAAAAATCAGAACCTAACGTGTATTACCAGTTGTAATTCTTGACAAAGACTCcttgtttcctttttttttttggtacataatttgtttttcaatataatttgttgaattttagttcttaaaaaatatacaaattcgCCACTTCCACTTAACGAAATTGGATGTTGCTTTGAATGAATGCAAGCAATagaattcaaaatgtttaaattttttgtaatcaactaAAAAGTATGAAGGTTGACAAATGTGACgatgtttttaaaatgacagTTGACGAATTACCTACGAACCATGTTACGAATTACTTTTTACTTTATAAAGTGGAATTTGTGTCTCTTTCTGTGACATAATATCGTTTACAGAAAATTTGAGCCGTTTgccatgaaaaaaaaaaaaaaagtcgacTGGTAGATTGATtcgtacggtcggtggacaaataaaactgggacacttaaaatttcatctatgtaaatcagaccattgaattgtcaatatatttgtcagtgtctatataatatgtcatctCAAacttaacctatttgtgataaagccgtaattaaacgatgcaaatttgtaaattttgactaatgtgattgtcatttttgtcccagttttatttgtccatcgactgtacatacgagtatgtaaTAATTGTGACAATGAAAGCTAATCACGTCTGTCAATAAGTGTTTTTTAACTTTAAAcgtgtaacattttaaatttcaaaacaatgtaacaagaaaattaaataaattactgaaAACGGGTCAAACTAGTTTGATCTTCAACTTCAACAGAAATTTCTTATAATCacgtgaaaaataatttattgttgttgacGGTTTTGGCTTATTTTTAATCTAACAATTAAAGCTGTCTGCATCAATTTACGACTCAAATTTCCTTTTTCATGGCCAACTGGACTCTCAAATTGTTTCGGTCATATAGTGTATTGTATCTGGTACTTGGCTCGTCATAAATCCATGCTACAATGCATATATAGGCCTCTTCTAATTGGACGTACAGAACAAACATTTGTTATTCTTGGTCGGTTTTCTAggatcaattatttaaaaaatagtaattttgactttataatttattatagtgtcccaaaaaaaagacgagtccatagctcgcttacttatcggaggattttaagcCCTTGGGGCTATACGTGattttattaggccattttgtagccaattcacaaccatttaatttgatgtataaataataattaaaatcctccaaataagggagctatggactcgtttTTTGGGgacctgtatatgtatttgaTCTTTTAATAGACATTTCGCGaattattttcattcattgtacagtcgcgagcaataaattttggtcgtcaaggtcattctttgacgcaatcgaaaatgctccattgtaaaatagtcgtaaatatcataacctatcatcatgttgtatgacattaattgtcatttttttgacattttgttgacatgggcataatcaagcagggattttttttaaatttgtgaccatgtaaccaaattttgaaatgacattgaccaccaaaatttattgctcgcgacagtacatataAAAGCAGTATTAAATAACACAAAACAATATGTATCTCGGcggttctaattttttcccttccttattttctttgactatagtattttacattacaagccaggtaaaatggtttttactggcgAATGGAGGATATAACTGACGAGTCGAAGACGAGTCAGTTACCTCCTTGAGCCAGTAAAACCAGTTACCTGGCGTgtcttgtataatattttatttgttactaaattgtaaacaactaaataaaattaaaaatgatcaaattctgttttcttccaaattatTGCTCAAAACTCAGAAACCTTAGAAGTACAATTACTATGACAACGCGCCgtttgttcaaattgtttatttccgtcaagattttttctcaaatgaacgtgccagaagaaatcaaaaaggAAGCTATAAACGTGGCTTCCAGTTTACTGCCAGCGAAGTCTTTAGCAAGATATGAACGAGAatatgaagaatttaaaaattggcagaaaaacaataacgtaACTGGTGTAACGGAAGACGTTCTTTTGGTGTATCTTCACCAACTATCAGACAAATTTAGCCCCAATTCTTTGTGGTCGAAATGGTCCATGTTAAAAAGCTGCctggaaattaaagaaaatgctGAAGTTCGCTGGTTTGTTTTCCTATTACAGACGTTGTCAAAAAGTgatattttaacttgacatttgtaGATTTCATAAGGTAATTGCTTTTCTCAAGAGAAAAAATGAGCGTTACGTGCCGAAGAAGGCAAGGGTTTTAACAAAAGAGCAAGTGgaaaaatttcttgttgaagCTCCTGATGACTATTGGTTGTTATATAAagtgattacaatttttggaatttttggtgCTTGCCGGTGTGACGAGCTTCTCTCGTTGACGGTGAAGGACGTAGAAGATGTTGAGAAATATATTATCGTCACTTTACGGAATACAAAGAATTTAACAACAAGGAGATTTACGATCACAGATGAGGGCTGCAGTTTTCAACCTTGTGTTTTGTACAGAAAATATGCAGCTCTTCGTCCTCGTCAAGCAGACCAAATACGTTTCTTTTTAACCTACCGTAATGGCAAATGTATTTCCCTCAATGTTGGTCAGCACACTATTGGCGGTGTaccgaaaaaaattgcaacataCTTAGGGCTACAAGAACCTGAATTATACACAGGTCACTCATTTCGCCGATCAGCAGCAACAATGGTTTTGGATGCAGGTGGAGatattttgacactaaaacgTGCGGGAGGATGGAAAAGTAGTGGAATTGCGGAAGGTTATGTGGATGattctatcaataaaaaaattgaaattgcgaaaaaaatgtttcctggACGAAACTCAACAGATGTGGCTTCCACTTCGACAAATGTGGCTTCCACTTCGGGAGGTTCTACAATTAATTGTCCAATGACGAGCGAATTCACTTCCGCTTCAGGAATGTTCGACATTAGCGGAAATtctaattgtacatttaattttaatttgtatgaaacaaagaaataaaaatgttcaaatgttaaaaacgctactatcctttccaaatttcaaatttctctacTAACTTGTTAAATTCATAACTGGTCTGCTGTCAATTTAACGCTACTAGCCAGTTAAAATGACTTTTCAACGTCAAGTGACAGTtcgaataaatgacgtttacaatttagtaacaaataaatattttttcgtaaaattaatatgtaaaacctaacaaattatataataaaaagaacaaaacactagtacaaaatcagcttttattattttttgttgtcaattcTTACTAAACGGAAAAGCCGTTTAAATAAATACGAACTGACAGTCaattttttgggttttttgctgtcttcattttttctacaatgtTTTGAACTAGAGAAAAGTATCTGAGACATCTTTCCTTGGTATAAAACATATTGGAAGGGTCTTTAAAGGAGTTCTGCtctcaaattttattattgtgcTAAATCAATACATTTCTACAACTATGacacattttatttgttgcattGGAATAATacgaaaatagctattttcaacaaaaataaataatcagttgattacaaaaacatatttagtTTCTTCACGATAATAAAGAATCaactaaaagcaaaataaggttttaatttattcaaaagttGTTTTTCTCGGCAATTGCCTCGCGTGGTACGAAActtatattttgattttttttttctaagttagaacaaaatttccaagaagttgcataatgttttaatttgttttaaaaaaaccgTCTGCGTAATTCAGTTTTGTTGCATACGACAATTTACTCAATTATGAATCGTTTATGGCCGCACCTGTGCCTTGAAATTATTGTCCATAAATCAACGGTAGTTAACCCACCTCACGGTCAGTGGAATTAACCCAGGATTAATCGAAAAATTCCCAATTGGTCGACGTCAAAGTAGAAAATTTGGAATTGCTTCGATTACGCAATCCAAAGTAGCTCCTTACCCGTGACATTTGCCTTCGCGATCCACAATTGATGACGATCGATTTGTTTGTAGCAATCCTCACCATGGCAATCGAACTCGCTCTCCTCGCCCCCACCCAGCAATACGCCGGCGGCGCCGGGCGACCCGTGGCAGCCGGCCCATTCCATGCCGAAGCCGGATCCATGGGGAGGGCTGGGAAACGCGTCGTCGCCGACACCGCCGCCCCATCCCCAGACCAGGCACGACCCGTGGTCGCCGACCAGCCAAGGCTCGTCGACGGACCTGGACGAGTTCGACGTGATAACGAACAGGAACAGGAACTCGCCGAAAACGACGACAACGAACGGCACCCACAACAACTCGAACGATCCCTTCGAGTTGAACCTGTTGGGGGATGCGTTGCCGCCGTCGGCGTTGAGTCCCTCCACCGGTGCTACGAAAAAGACCCCGCAGAGTTTTCTCGGCGAGAATTCTGCACTCGTCAATTTGGATAATTTGGTCACGACCAGTAAGTATAAAAAACGGGAAGGGAATCAGTTGACTTAACCTCGCGGTGGACGAAATGGGTTTATTGGTCCTTTCGAGTTTTGTCTCGAGTCGTTTTGGGCCAATTTGGCGACTGGCGACTCCCATCAACgcaaaaaataagaaaaaaatcattttttactTTGTCAAGCGCGAATACAAAAACAGTTGCTGTCTTTGCACAGTCATTACGTCATGTTGACGTTATAAACATTTCCGACCGTGGTAATGACCTTTTGCGTGAGGTTTGATAACAACTTCATAAATCGAAAATGTCAAATGAATGTACGCAAGAGTGTTCCCCAGATTATTGTTACGaataactcaaaaatatttaataataagattaaaaaagtaaataatttaatattagtaatttttttttactgtatATTGGGTTGGTACCACTTTCCGCGCCGATTACtagattgtcaaaatttgaagcGTCCATCGGTGGTGTCGGTTCAAAGCGAATTGATGTTTCCGTGTTTCTTACGTCATGTAATACCAACCAACCTTACAAAGCAATTTGCCCGGCTGTCGCCTAATACGGAAAAAACTTAcatttcctaacttattgcacaaatacAGCTATTACAGGTGGACAAAGCAATTGTttgttgtcaaaaaattgtcgaGGTCAGGTCAGTTGTCTATCCTGCGCCCCAGCCCTCATATGTATGCACAATGCAATAATGTCGCCAATATGTCCTTTCGAAGGTAAGCCTCAGAACTCGTCGTTGGCGGCGAATCCCTTCTCGGACGCTCAAACCCAACAGAGGCCGGTGTTCAACACGCCAGCTCCGAAACCAACAATAAACGAAATGAAACAGGCATCGTTCGCTCAGTTCACGGTGCCGACGAGCACGGCCTATTCCGGTTTCGGAGTGACGATGAGCGGCGGCGGTCATTCCTCGGGAGGAGCGACCGGCCAACCGGCGCCGGATCCCTGGACGCCGGTCCCGACCAACAATCAACTGGGAGCGCCCTGGATGAAGAGCAGCGAACCTGCGAATCCCTTCTTGTCTTAACGTCGAAACTAACCACTCGTCGTTGTCTTGGTAAGGTCAGTTATTATGGTTTACGCACGGTTTAATGgcgaaaaattcaaatgcagGTCTGCGCAACTGTACACGAAATTTTTCCTTCATACACCAATTGTTTTTAGCATAATTTGGAAAGAAAGCGAACGCTGCTGCAGCGACACGTTGCGTGTGGCTTTTTACGTTTTTCAAAAGATTTCGTATTTTAATGGTTTTCGCGACAATGTGATGGAATTATTGCTCatttagttttggagatatacAAACCGTTTTTATTGTTATACAAAGTACATATCtatattttgattaataaatttaagggTTTTATAACTTGCTTGCTTCAAGCTTTACGTCAAAAGGGATCCGTCACTCGATAGACTGATACATGTACAGTTTTTGTAACGTCAAAGTGTTTCTTATGCCGTTTGGTTGGTCAGGTGGTAAACTGCCTCAGTTCGTTATTACCAAAagcgtttatttattttatgcctaaaacagtaattttatattttagtgTATATTTTTAGGTTTATAACCAGTATTTTCGTCATTTTACACTTCAGTTTGTATCATGTTATGTATAAaagaattattaattttacgtAATATATTTCTATATATATATTTGTTTATTGTATCTATTTAACTTGCTATGTTTGTATATATTTAAAGTTATTTACAGTTCATGTTGAGTTATGcaataatatattattttaaactaCTTCAAAAACATGTGTAAATATTACAACTAATTTTTTAGAATAGGTTTTGTAATATAAGAAGGAAATAGGCGCGTTTAAGAAGGGTTTAATGGAAATTTATGTATCGTGATAGCTATTTTCACTTACATtcataaaagaaataaatttacaaaatgccttttaataaattaaatcaaattgacTGTCTCTACCTAACTTCCTTCCTCTCTTTTCGAACGTTCGATAAAGTATGGGTTTCCTtcgatttatttataaaatgattgctaaattttgagcgagaatattttgatttgtGGGCGTGGCACcactgtaataaataaaacacgaaagtgaggttatgtcgatTGCGAACGATGGCCCGTCCGGAAACAATTCCAACGCTGACGTCCGAATTAGCGGTGGAAATTCTAAATAAGACGCTAGAAGAGCTTCAAACGCcacaaaatgttaaaaaactgGAAGAGGCGAAAGACAACGTCGGCAacgaaatgttgaaaatgatgCAGTTTCTGTTCCCAATCATCATGCAAGTGCAAATGGACGTGATAAAAGAATTCGGCTTTCCGAACGGACGCGACGGCATAATAAAGTTCACGCAGATGTTGCGAAGTCTCGAGAGGGAAGATGCGGAAGTGGCCCGACTGAACGGTCTGATCAAAGCGTACTATTTACCGTCGGTGTCGGTCAACGCTTCGAGCGAGTCTCCGGCGGAAGAGCGCACGAGTAGCAGTTGAATAAACcagttgtaataaaaaaaatactttttatttatagtGCATACGGTACTCTAAAATGAAACTATTGGatacaaaatatgtaaaaatatgtTCCCTATTTTACACCTGAGCAATATAAACTACACAACTTTATACAAAGTTTAAGTATTGAACAAAGCCAAACGATGAGATCAATGCTTGATAatcaatttttacaacaatacGCACCAATCCCATTTCGCAATAAACCTCTAAGAACAACGTTAACACTTTGGAACCATCTAGAGAAGCTGTTGAAAATGAATCGCCATTTGCAGTAGGATTTGTACTTGAATACCTgacttaatttaaaattgacataGTGGTATTTGGTCATTGATGGTAACTGCTTGTTATTACTGTCGTGCACTTCTTTCAGTTTCAATTAGACACTCTCTAACTAATATCCTTGCATGAACAATACCTCTCTTAAGACGCTCGGCGGAACTCCTGCTTCCCGCGTACGTCGGCCGCACTTCTCTGCCCATCTCCTCGATGACGCCGAGCAACTGGGCATATTTCGACTGCCCCGGCTGCTGGGTCGGTTTGGGGGTCATGGGGATGGCGGTGACTGTGACGTCGCTCAATTTTGACTCTACCGCCTGAATATCCACGGTCTCCATCGTTCACCTATCAACAAATCCGCTGtacattttacataatcatcctagCCAAAATCGCAGCGTTAATCAAGACATAACCGCACTTTTTCGAACACGGTTTCGGGGCCAACAACTCGCGAAATTACTGACCGCAGCGCTAAACAACGCATCGGCCAAACGACTTTCAACGTTCGTTCTGGTGTGAATtatatttaaaagtaaattaattaccaattttctcaaaatttcACAAACCAAACAtcaatcaaaatcaaaaacaagACTGCCAACCtcgcaaaaattaaattgcgcTGATAACTGATAAAACCAAAGAtataaaactgtaataaaaccTCTGATAAAACCTACCGGCCTCGAAATCACCTTTCTTGcggggtgaaattgaaaaaaaaaacacctttgtATCAAATATTTACTCAACATACGATCAAGGATGGAAAAAAGCTTAAAATCTATCCTAATGTTCAAGTACAGAAAACATTCGCCGCTTCAATTGTCTGCAATTAATTATACTAACTCATCTGACGTCTGATTTTATCAATTTGTTGCGTATTTATTTAACTTGCAACTTTTCCAAATAACTTAAAACCTCGTCGCATCCTTGTTGATTGCACAACAGTGGTTTGTGTTTTTCAACTTTGGAACAAACTTCTTTTGCATTGATATTAGAGATAACTTTTAAAGCATCTGAAACATAATCACTGCAGTGCTAAAAACCATCTGACATAACAGGAACTAACCAAAAACAAGATCTCTAACGGTTTcgtcatcatcatcaaaaTGCGTGAGCAGAGTATCAACGATGAGCTCGTGATGAGCTCTGTAATGTCCTTCTTTAAACGCATCTGGTGCATCGGCAAAAATCTCCGGTAAAACCTTCAACGCACACTGTCTCACTTTCTCTGTGGGATCATCCAATCTTTTCAATATTTCTGCAAATATTCCGTTACGGagcaatttaaatttctcgaCGAAAACCTACCGGGATAAATCCGAACCAGATCCTCATTTTCCCAAATTCTACAGTCGCAACAGTGCTTCTTCAACACCGCGAGACACTCCATCGCCAAGTGTCTGCTGCGATACGACGCATCTTCCATAAGCGACACCAACAACGGCACCAACTTGTCACAAAGCGCCCTCAACACGCCCCCATCCGTGAACAAACTCACCCCTTCTGTGGGCGTCAAAGCGCACAATAAACAAGACGCCCCCATCGTTCTCAGCGCTTCGGCGGTCAACCCGGGGTGCCACACCAGCGACGGCACGAACACCTCTGAAATGAGCCTGTCAAAGAATGCTGTAAGATCACGCGACTTCCTAAAAATGACAGCTTTGTTGTCGAATGCCGTCGACAAGGCCCAGAAGGTTTTCAAGCGCGCTTCGGCGTCAGCTTCTGGGTCCAAAGTTGCGACCAGAATGTCGGCAATCGTGGTTAGATTTTCCCCGAATGCGGATCCACACTCCAAGAGGATAGTCTCAAAAATGCAGCGCTGGGCGGTCACCACCATCCACGATTTTGGGTCGGTGTTGATGTAGTTCAAGAGGCGGCTGCTATAAGCGCTCCACAAACTGTCACAGTCTGGGTAACCCAGAGTGTGGTAAAGCTGGTCCAAAAGTGTGACGTCGAGATGAGTGTTGTCCAGATCGCGCAATGAAATCGTTGCTACTATTATCTTAAACAAGTGGAAGCCAACCTCGGGGCCACTTTTTTCGGTGAACTTTTCGGAAACTGCCTCCACACACTTGACCAACTCGATCTGGACCTTTTTCTGCAATTGCGCGCTTACATATTTGTCGCAAAACGTAAGATGTGACAACCTTGCGTGTGAAACAGATGGAATCGTCGGACAGAAGTCTTGTGATTTCTTCTAAAGACCCAGTTATGTATTCTTGAGGAGTTCCTTTGATAAAACCGTACAAAACTGACAGATGACCGAAGTGAGCGCCATCTTCGATCGCCGCGAGAACTAACTTGTACCAAGTCTTCGTCGGTATGAAGGTTCCCATGATCTCGCTGGCTCGAATAATCTGGAAATTGCGCAGCTAGAGATTAAATCAAAATGGACGAATCCTGCTTTACATTAATCACGACGCGCTTGTCGTCGTCTCGCGCCGCCGAATACATCGCAGGTAACAACTCTTGCAAGTTTTGCGTCAAACCGTCTTCAGAATGCAAGGCAATGCTGCAAAGGAGTTGCGAACAACGGACTCTGATGTCTTCTTGCCAGCTTGTCAACTCGAACGCAAGAGCTTTAGCGATTTTACCCACGTTTCGTTGGACCAAGACCCGACACCCCAAATTCGGTCGTGCGACTACAAATTCTATCATGATTTCCTTACGCAGTTTTAGAGTAGTTCAAATGACTCACTCTCCTTGGGATAATATTTTGGGGGCTCCAGAAGGAAGTCCATCTGGTCCTTCAAGTCTTTCTCGTTTTCGTTCGCGTACTGCAACCCAACTTTCTCCCATAACTGATGAGCTTCGGTTCTAGTTTCTTCCACTTCGTCGTTCAGGCTGAAACGAATATTATTAACGAATCTGACAAAACCGGGAGTGTCGTGTACCCAGTCAAAAGCAGAGGTAAGATTTTGTGGAAGAAGGAGTAGCGGTCTCTGTATTCGTGGAGCCACCTGGCGGCGACTTGCGCAACAGTGCGTCTCACCAGCGGAATCTGATCAAACAGTTTTTCGGCCATCGGCCCTACGACTTCATCCAGACCTTTATAAGAACTGTGCAATATTATCTCCCCTACAACGActcttttaaaaatagaacaaaCAAGTATTGACAATCACCGATCGCCTTAATCGCCGCCACTCTCACTTTATATCTCTGGTGCCCAAAACATGTCACAACAGGTTTGACTAAGTTCTCCGCTTGCATGTGAAAATCCCGTGGCAAAGCTTTCGCCAAATCGACGACACACTGACAACTTAGCTCTTTAATAGCCGGATGCTTGTCCTTCACACTTTCGCACAAGATTACGACGCAATCTCCCAAAAACGGCTTCAATTGCTCACTGTTGGAGTATTTTAGGATGATCGCTTGCAGGAAAGTCACCAACTCGAGTCTGATCTCTTCGGATTCTTCGATCAGTTCCACACTCCCGATTCGCTCGACCAAGACCGGACACACATAcgttaaataaaaatcgttCAGGGGTAACTTATCAATCACAAAAAAAGACATATACTTGATGGCTTGTTGCCGCACTGCTTCGGTCTTGTCTCGAAACCCGTTCAGAGTGTACATGTGAGTTTCCGCAAAAATGTTCGGCAGGTCCTGGTTCGAAAAGTCGTTTTGGGGGTCTGACAGGAACTTCTCCAAGTCCAGCAGGGCCTGCTTGCGGACTCTTTTGTCCTCACTGTGTAGACACATCGCTGTTTTTTTCGCGGTTTGGACACAATTTTCGCCGTCTGAAGGCATCTCGCGCTAGTTTAACAACTATTGAtcaaattattaaacaatttcatagcaacggagtgaaaaagtgaggttaggaaaatgtaaatgtaaacataacctcaaacgtcAAAACCATGTGCGAAGATAAACCcccttcaaaaaatataacaactTTACATTCCTATCACACCGAATACAATGCGGATTCAGTTGAGTGGTGCCCACACGAGCC comes from the Tenebrio molitor chromosome 9, icTenMoli1.1, whole genome shotgun sequence genome and includes:
- the LOC138137969 gene encoding protein C10 gives rise to the protein MARPETIPTLTSELAVEILNKTLEELQTPQNVKKLEEAKDNVGNEMLKMMQFLFPIIMQVQMDVIKEFGFPNGRDGIIKFTQMLRSLEREDAEVARLNGLIKAYYLPSVSVNASSESPAEERTSSS
- the Dnaaf5 gene encoding dynein axonemal assembly factor 5, translating into MPSDGENCVQTAKKTAMCLHSEDKRVRKQALLDLEKFLSDPQNDFSNQDLPNIFAETHMYTLNGFRDKTEAVRQQAIKYMSFFVIDKLPLNDFYLTYVCPVLVERIGSVELIEESEEIRLELVTFLQAIILKYSNSEQLKPFLGDCVVILCESVKDKHPAIKELSCQCVVDLAKALPRDFHMQAENLVKPVVTCFGHQRYKVRVAAIKAIGEIILHSSYKGLDEVVGPMAEKLFDQIPLVRRTVAQVAARWLHEYRDRYSFFHKILPLLLTGLNDEVEETRTEAHQLWEKVGLQYANENEKDLKDQMDFLLEPPKYYPKEIARPNLGCRVLVQRNVGKIAKALAFELTSWQEDIRVRCSQLLCSIALHSEDGLTQNLQELLPAMYSAARDDDKRVVINIIRASEIMGTFIPTKTWYKLVLAAIEDGAHFGHLSVLYGFIKGTPQEYITGSLEEITRLLSDDSICFTRKKKVQIELVKCVEAVSEKFTEKSGPEVGFHLFKIIVATISLRDLDNTHLDVTLLDQLYHTLGYPDCDSLWSAYSSRLLNYINTDPKSWMVVTAQRCIFETILLECGSAFGENLTTIADILVATLDPEADAEARLKTFWALSTAFDNKAVIFRKSRDLTAFFDRLISEVFVPSLVWHPGLTAEALRTMGASCLLCALTPTEGVSLFTDGGVLRALCDKLVPLLVSLMEDASYRSRHLAMECLAVLKKHCCDCRIWENEDLVRIYPEILKRLDDPTEKVRQCALKVLPEIFADAPDAFKEGHYRAHHELIVDTLLTHFDDDDETVRDLVFDALKVISNINAKEVCSKVEKHKPLLCNQQGCDEVLSYLEKLQVK